A stretch of the Prunus dulcis unplaced genomic scaffold, ALMONDv2, whole genome shotgun sequence genome encodes the following:
- the LOC117612835 gene encoding uncharacterized protein LOC117612835 — protein MSYIKQRELEEACRVKKPFCEWLVTRFQAAGRDRSSFLFWWQEIGSGINIKWVLNAVSIVNLQKREGCTFFDRYHPKIYEPSKSLVLGLLKRLRKEEDENRRLSMEVRASSKGKWSSRACLVIHWMIVIVLLGMLLVEGGARAGLSKNVKLAL, from the exons ATGTCGTATATAAAGCAACGTGAACTCGAAGAGGCCTGTAGAGTCAAAAAACCATTTTGTGAATGGCTT GTGACAAGATTTCAAGCTGCTGGGAGAGACAGGagctcttttcttttttggtggcAGGAAATAGGGTCTGGTATCAACATCAAATGGGTCCTTAATGCAGTGTCAATTGTCAATCTACAG AAAAGAGAAGGTTGCACATTCTTTGACCGGTATCATCCAAAGATATATGAACCCTCCAAGAGTTTGGTACTTGGACTTTTGAAAAGATTGAGGAAGGAGGAAGATGAAAACAGAAGACTAAGCATGGAGGTTAGAGCTTCTTCGAAAGGAAAGTGGAGTTCCCGAGCTTGCCTAGTGATTCATTGGATGATTGTTATTGTGTTGTTGGGGATGTTGCTGGTGGAAGGAGGGGCAAGGGCTGGATTGAGCAAGAATGTCAAATTAGCACTTTGA